The Centroberyx gerrardi isolate f3 chromosome 19, fCenGer3.hap1.cur.20231027, whole genome shotgun sequence genome has a segment encoding these proteins:
- the heyl gene encoding hairy/enhancer-of-split related with YRPW motif-like protein, giving the protein MKRPHDYSSPDSDTDEFIDVGQEDSYCPVTGSMSPGSTSQILARKKRRGIIEKRRRDRINHSLSELRRLVPSAFEKQGSSKLEKAEILQMTVDHLKLLHAMGGKGYFDARALAVDYRTLGFRECVGEVVRYLSSLEGGAESPDPIGARLVSHLSHCASELDPLLLQSAPTSALPFPPWPWASFPQIAPSSSPASSSPPFPGGRRELALLGSYPSHTSLRLAPLAGCQQGAPPLLAPAALAAVRRVPSLPPSPALAPSPAHRPTQPSPHAPASRASPPSSSSPSASTSLASSSAPPQVSFRPFAPLGSPAAQRRGLGGSAKSAQGWGTEIGAF; this is encoded by the exons atgaagagaccTCATGACTACAGCTCCCCAGACTCGGACACAGACGAGTTCATTGACGTGGGACAGgaggacagctactg CCCAGTCACCGGGTCCATGTCTCCTGGCAGCACCTCGCAGATTTTGGCccgaaagaagaggagaggg ATCATAGAGAAGAGGCGGAGGGATCGGATCAACCACAGCCTGTCGGAGCTGAGGAGACTGGTGCCCAGCGCCTTTGAGAAACAG GGCTCTTCTAAGCTGGAGAAGGCAGAGATTCTGCAAATGACTGTGGACCACCTTAAACTCCTGCACGCCATGGGGGGAAAAG gctATTTTGACGCGCGGGCCCTGGCAGTGGACTACAGGACCCTGGGGTTCAGGGAGTGTGTTGGGGAGGTGGTGCGGTACCTCAGCTCCCTGGAGGGGGGAGCCGAGTCCCCGGACCCCATCGGCGCCCGCCTGGTCTCCCACCTCTCCCACTGCGCGAGCGAGCTGGaccccctcctcctgcagtcGGCCCCGACCTCGGCCCTGCCCTTCCCCCCCTGGCCGTGGGCGTCCTTCCCCCAGatcgccccctcctcctcgccgGCCTCGTCCTCGCCCCCCTTCCCCGGCGGGCGGAGGGAGCTGGCCCTCCTGGGGAGCTACCCGTCGCACACCTCCCTCCGCCTCGCCCCGCTGGCCGgctgccagcagggggcgcccCCGCTGCTGGCGCCCGCCGCCCTGGCCGCCGTGCGCAGGGTGCCCTCCCTGCCCCCGTCCCCCGCCCTCGCCCCCTCCCCGGCCCACAGACCCACCCAGCCGTCCCCTCACGCCCCCGCCTCCAGGGCCTcgcccccttcctcctcttccccttccgcCTCCACTTCACTGGCGTCATCCTCCGCCCCACCGCAAGTCTCCTTCAGGCCCTTCGCGCCTCTGGGGTCTCCCGCGGCCCAGCGCAGGGGCTTGGGCGGATCGGCCAAGTCGGCCCAGGGCTGGGGGACTGAGATCGGGGCCTTCTGA